A stretch of Anaeromyxobacter dehalogenans 2CP-1 DNA encodes these proteins:
- a CDS encoding NADH-quinone oxidoreductase subunit C, whose amino-acid sequence MTTHEIHERLKARFGDDVGPLSEPKIDAFCVVKAERIVEVSRFLATEPGLEMDFLEDLTAVDWPKRNVIEVVYHLLSYRHRHAIVLKVEADRAAPVVPTVEAVWKTANWFEREVYDLFGVSFPGHPDLRRLMLPDDWVGHPLRKDYQEAGGWHGISNVRENPLVELKRLDDQRRAEAAARAAPPAAPDAAAAAPKA is encoded by the coding sequence ATGACGACTCATGAAATCCACGAGCGGCTGAAGGCGCGGTTCGGAGACGACGTCGGCCCGCTGTCCGAGCCGAAGATCGACGCGTTCTGCGTGGTGAAGGCGGAGCGGATCGTCGAGGTCTCCCGCTTCCTCGCCACCGAGCCCGGCCTCGAGATGGACTTCCTCGAGGACCTGACCGCGGTGGACTGGCCGAAGCGGAACGTGATCGAGGTCGTCTACCACCTGCTCTCGTACCGGCACCGCCACGCGATCGTGCTGAAGGTCGAGGCGGACCGCGCCGCGCCGGTCGTCCCGACCGTCGAGGCCGTCTGGAAGACCGCGAACTGGTTCGAGCGCGAGGTCTACGACCTGTTCGGCGTGAGCTTCCCCGGCCACCCGGACCTGCGCCGGCTGATGCTGCCGGACGACTGGGTGGGCCACCCGCTCCGCAAGGACTACCAGGAGGCGGGCGGCTGGCACGGCATCTCCAACGTCCGCGAGAACCCGCTCGTCGAGCTGAAGCGGCTCGACGACCAGCGCCGCGCCGAGGCCGCCGCCAGGGCGGCGCCGCCGGCCGCGCCCGACGCCGCCGCGGCCGCCCCCAAGGCGTAG
- a CDS encoding NADH-quinone oxidoreductase subunit D codes for MEKLILRRVDRQNEEMILNFGPQHPSTHGVINFLVETDGEVLKRATPDVGYLHRSIEKIGEMVGYPGFMPYTDRVDYVAAMFANEGYAIAVERLLKIEVPQRAQWLRAISCELCRIASHLVSVGTMVMDIGAFTPMLHGIRERETINDLLEALCGARLTYNYHRIGGVAFDLPEGWRDKVLHFLDHFDKFLAEFDRLISFNEIYVKRLANVAVIPGPMAINYGLVGPNLRGSGVDWDVRRDLPYGAYPNFKFDVPVGKGFYGTSGDSFDRYYVRCLEMAESSKIVRQALDSLPEGEITAKVPRNIKPEAGEAIGRVESARGELAYYVISDGTNKAYRVRARTGSFTAMCIIEDISRGLMVADLVALISSLDVVAPEIDR; via the coding sequence ATGGAAAAGCTCATCCTCCGCCGCGTGGACCGCCAGAACGAGGAGATGATCCTCAACTTCGGCCCGCAGCACCCGTCCACCCACGGCGTCATCAACTTCCTGGTCGAGACCGACGGTGAGGTGCTGAAGCGCGCCACGCCGGACGTCGGCTACCTGCACCGCTCGATCGAGAAGATCGGCGAGATGGTCGGGTATCCCGGCTTCATGCCGTACACCGACCGCGTGGATTACGTGGCGGCGATGTTCGCCAACGAGGGCTACGCCATCGCGGTCGAGCGCCTGCTCAAGATCGAGGTGCCGCAGCGGGCCCAGTGGCTGCGCGCCATCTCCTGCGAGCTGTGCCGCATCGCCTCCCACCTGGTGTCGGTGGGCACGATGGTCATGGACATCGGCGCGTTCACGCCGATGCTCCACGGCATCCGCGAGCGCGAGACCATCAACGACCTGCTCGAGGCGCTCTGCGGCGCGCGGCTGACCTACAACTACCACCGCATCGGCGGCGTCGCGTTCGACCTGCCGGAGGGCTGGCGAGACAAGGTCCTCCACTTCCTCGACCACTTCGACAAGTTCCTGGCCGAGTTCGACCGGCTGATCTCGTTCAACGAGATCTACGTGAAGCGCCTCGCGAACGTGGCGGTGATCCCGGGCCCGATGGCGATCAACTACGGCCTGGTCGGCCCGAACCTGCGCGGCTCGGGCGTGGACTGGGACGTCCGCCGCGACCTGCCCTACGGCGCCTACCCGAACTTCAAGTTCGACGTGCCGGTGGGCAAGGGCTTCTACGGCACCTCGGGCGACTCGTTCGACCGGTACTACGTGCGCTGCCTGGAGATGGCCGAGTCCTCGAAGATCGTCCGCCAGGCGCTGGACTCGCTGCCGGAGGGCGAGATCACCGCCAAGGTGCCCCGCAACATCAAGCCGGAGGCGGGCGAGGCGATCGGGCGCGTGGAGAGCGCGCGCGGCGAGCTCGCCTACTACGTGATCTCCGACGGCACCAACAAGGCGTACCGGGTGCGCGCCCGCACCGGCTCCTTCACCGCCATGTGCATCATCGAGGACATCTCGCGCGGCCTGATGGTCGCCGACCTGGTGGCCCTCATCTCGTCGCTCGACGTCGTCGCCCCGGAGATCGATCGATGA